One region of Mycolicibacterium rhodesiae NBB3 genomic DNA includes:
- a CDS encoding sensor histidine kinase, with protein MATPMRRRPGIAMRLLIAQTMVLLAGALTTWVVAAIVGPPLFREHLHQAGVSAGSAEELHAEQAYQYATALSVGGAVAVSALTAFAVSWYSSRRLQRSITEVASAATAVAEGRYGIRVSPPHLGEDFDSLAQAFNQMAAQLQAVDTSRRQLFSDLAHEIRTPVAVLQAYTEAIEDGVRSLTPDTTAMLRDQIQRLVRFTDDVAALAQAEESSTSLAFADIDVAELIAKSAAALSERYRSKQVSLATHLASSQLPPLWGDEQRLAQVLANLLDNALRHTPPHGRVDVHADTDGRQLRLRVIDTGEGIAAEHLPHVFERLYRADAARTRDHGGSGLGLAIAKALVEAHGGHISATSQGAGTGTTFTIAVPLPRNVASAHASTVERSR; from the coding sequence ATGGCCACGCCGATGCGCCGACGGCCCGGCATAGCCATGCGGCTGCTGATCGCCCAAACCATGGTGTTGCTGGCCGGCGCGCTGACCACCTGGGTGGTCGCCGCGATCGTCGGCCCGCCGCTGTTTCGCGAACACCTGCACCAAGCCGGCGTGTCTGCCGGTTCCGCCGAGGAGCTCCACGCCGAACAGGCCTACCAGTACGCCACCGCGCTGTCGGTCGGTGGCGCCGTTGCCGTCTCGGCGCTCACCGCGTTCGCAGTCAGCTGGTATAGCAGCCGCAGATTGCAGCGCTCCATCACCGAAGTGGCGTCGGCGGCCACCGCCGTCGCCGAGGGCCGCTACGGGATCCGGGTATCACCGCCGCACCTCGGTGAGGACTTCGACTCGCTGGCGCAGGCATTCAACCAGATGGCCGCCCAGTTGCAGGCCGTCGACACCAGCCGCCGCCAACTGTTCTCTGACCTCGCCCACGAAATCCGCACGCCCGTAGCGGTTCTGCAGGCCTACACAGAAGCCATCGAGGACGGCGTGCGGTCATTGACCCCCGATACCACGGCGATGCTGCGCGACCAGATCCAGCGCCTGGTGCGCTTCACCGACGACGTTGCCGCCCTGGCACAGGCCGAGGAAAGTTCCACCTCCTTGGCGTTCGCCGACATCGACGTGGCCGAGCTGATCGCCAAGTCGGCGGCCGCGCTCAGCGAGCGCTACCGCAGCAAACAGGTGTCCTTGGCGACGCATCTGGCCTCCTCCCAACTGCCGCCGCTATGGGGCGACGAGCAGCGCCTCGCCCAGGTGCTGGCGAACCTCCTAGATAACGCGCTGCGGCATACCCCACCGCACGGGCGGGTCGACGTGCACGCTGACACCGATGGGCGCCAACTGCGGCTGCGCGTCATCGACACCGGCGAAGGCATCGCCGCCGAGCACCTACCGCATGTGTTCGAACGGCTGTACCGCGCCGACGCCGCGCGCACCCGCGATCACGGCGGCTCGGGCCTCGGCCTGGCCATCGCCAAGGCGCTCGTCGAGGCGCACGGCGGCCATATCAGCGCCACCAGTCAGGGAGCGGGGACCGGGACAACGTTCACCATCGCGGTTCCGCTGCCACGCAATGTGGCCTCAGCGCATGCCAGCACGGTTGAGCGCTCACGCTGA
- a CDS encoding response regulator transcription factor yields MNAMTNTSAPSGEDARGYRALVVDDEAALAEVVASYLTREHFATRIVDNGPDAVTVAREFDPDVVILDLGLPGMDGLEVCRTLRTFSDAYVVMLTARDTEMDTIIGLTVGADDYVAKPFSPRELVARIRAMLRRPRVAPDREATRRGDAPAPLRFGPLHIDVAAREVSLHDEAILLTRTEFDILAALSARPGVVLSRRQLLETVREGPWVGNEHLVDVHIGHVRRKLGDDPAAPRYVITVRGVGYRMGSGQ; encoded by the coding sequence ATGAACGCCATGACCAACACATCAGCGCCGTCGGGTGAGGATGCGCGCGGCTACCGGGCGCTCGTAGTGGATGACGAGGCCGCGCTGGCTGAGGTCGTGGCCAGCTACCTCACTCGCGAGCACTTCGCCACCCGCATCGTCGACAACGGTCCCGACGCGGTCACCGTGGCCCGCGAGTTCGACCCCGACGTGGTGATCCTCGACCTCGGGCTGCCCGGCATGGACGGGTTAGAGGTATGCCGCACGCTGCGCACCTTCTCCGACGCCTACGTGGTCATGCTCACCGCCCGCGACACCGAAATGGACACGATCATCGGACTCACCGTCGGCGCCGACGACTACGTCGCCAAACCCTTTAGCCCGCGCGAATTGGTGGCACGAATCCGGGCGATGCTGCGGCGCCCACGCGTCGCGCCCGACCGCGAGGCCACCCGCCGCGGCGACGCGCCCGCCCCGCTGCGCTTCGGGCCGCTGCATATCGACGTGGCCGCGCGGGAAGTGTCCCTGCACGATGAGGCGATCCTGCTGACCCGCACCGAATTTGACATCCTCGCCGCCCTTTCGGCGCGCCCGGGCGTGGTACTGAGCCGCCGCCAGTTGCTCGAGACGGTGCGCGAAGGCCCCTGGGTCGGCAACGAACACCTCGTCGATGTCCACATCGGACATGTGCGACGCAAACTGGGCGACGATCCAGCCGCGCCGCGCTACGTCATCACCGTGCGCGGCGTCGGATACCGGATGGGAAGCGGGCAGTGA
- a CDS encoding multicopper oxidase family protein: protein MAELRGRGQWSRRSFLVATAAAAATVAACSRGSSVAVPNNTVAGAEARRPHSGRTVSATLTADRTGVDLGGTVAQTVSYNGTVPGPLLRASVGDELAVTLRNRLDRSTSVHWHGIALRNDMDGASPATPDIDAGADFTYRFSVQYPGTYWAHPHTGLDADTGLYFPVIVDDPSDSGSYDAEWVVMLDDWTDGVGSSPAQIYDGLRNSPGGHDMPGMGDMPGMPAMGTVPGVGGAGSSVMLGGDAGDVSYPYYLVNGRIPQAPSSFRVKPGQRVRIRLINAGSDTAFRVALAGHKLTVTHTDGFPVVPTEVDAVLIGMGERYDVVVTAGDGVFPLVAAAEGKNASARGLLVSGAGSPPPADYAPPELQGRVGTVEAFSAAPGAALPAARSDVELPADLGGSMMPYDWTINGLAFANTRPLEVREGQRVTLSFKNTSMMWHPMHLHGHTFELLTADGRPGARKDTVIVLPMQQLRVSFVADNPGVWMLHCHNTYHQEAGMMTSLNYIA, encoded by the coding sequence ATGGCTGAGTTGCGGGGGCGCGGGCAGTGGAGTCGGCGCAGCTTTCTTGTCGCTACGGCGGCCGCCGCGGCCACCGTGGCGGCGTGCTCGCGCGGCAGCAGCGTCGCCGTGCCCAATAACACGGTTGCCGGCGCGGAGGCACGCCGCCCGCACAGCGGTCGCACCGTGTCGGCCACGCTCACCGCGGATCGCACGGGTGTAGATCTTGGCGGCACAGTGGCTCAGACGGTCTCCTACAACGGCACGGTTCCGGGGCCGTTGCTGCGCGCGTCGGTGGGCGACGAACTTGCCGTCACGCTACGCAACCGCCTTGATCGCAGCACGTCTGTGCATTGGCATGGCATCGCGCTGCGCAACGACATGGACGGCGCGTCGCCGGCCACACCAGACATTGACGCCGGCGCCGACTTCACCTACCGGTTCTCCGTTCAGTATCCGGGAACCTACTGGGCTCATCCGCACACCGGTCTGGACGCCGACACCGGCTTGTACTTCCCGGTGATCGTCGATGACCCCAGCGACTCGGGCAGCTATGACGCCGAGTGGGTGGTCATGCTCGACGACTGGACCGACGGGGTCGGGTCCAGCCCGGCCCAGATCTATGACGGGCTGCGCAATTCACCGGGCGGCCACGACATGCCCGGAATGGGCGACATGCCCGGCATGCCCGCAATGGGCACGGTACCGGGGGTCGGGGGAGCGGGCAGCAGCGTAATGCTCGGGGGTGACGCCGGGGATGTCAGCTACCCCTACTATCTGGTCAACGGGCGTATTCCGCAGGCACCCAGCAGCTTTCGGGTCAAGCCTGGTCAGCGTGTGCGGATCCGGCTCATCAACGCCGGCTCCGACACGGCCTTTCGGGTCGCGCTGGCCGGGCACAAGTTGACGGTGACCCACACCGACGGGTTTCCGGTCGTGCCGACCGAGGTTGACGCGGTGCTGATCGGGATGGGGGAGCGCTACGACGTCGTGGTCACCGCCGGCGACGGAGTGTTCCCGCTGGTCGCCGCCGCGGAAGGAAAGAACGCGTCGGCACGCGGGTTGTTGGTCAGCGGCGCAGGTTCGCCGCCGCCGGCCGACTATGCGCCCCCCGAGCTGCAGGGCCGCGTCGGCACCGTCGAGGCGTTCTCGGCCGCGCCGGGAGCGGCGCTGCCGGCTGCGCGCTCCGATGTGGAGTTGCCTGCCGATCTGGGCGGGTCGATGATGCCCTACGACTGGACGATCAACGGCCTGGCGTTCGCCAACACCCGGCCACTGGAAGTCCGTGAGGGCCAACGCGTCACGTTGTCATTCAAGAACACCTCGATGATGTGGCATCCCATGCATCTGCACGGTCACACCTTCGAGCTGCTCACGGCCGACGGACGACCCGGCGCACGCAAAGACACCGTGATCGTGCTGCCCATGCAGCAGCTGCGCGTGTCGTTCGTCGCCGACAACCCCGGCGTGTGGATGCTGCACTGCCACAACACCTATCACCAGGAAGCCGGCATGATGACCAGCCTCAACTACATTGCCTGA
- the ripA gene encoding NlpC/P60 family peptidoglycan endopeptidase RipA has product MKPLRRLAVAVTVAAALLAYGGGTAQGSHDGTSHSGSQISALVADLAQADQRLADIGAQIQGQQEGVNKALVDVANARDAAAAARGDVEASQQALTDSNTAIAAAQGRFDDFAAATYVNGPPQALVSAASPEDIIATASAEQTLALSHRNVLTDLQRARTEQANRASAARAAQQRADQAAADAERSQQAAVAALTEAQRQFGVQQGEVDRLVAARDAAKARLDAARPAPAASTQAPAIAAGAASPTLDRWDSPNPAGTPAPADSSQWDTTLPMVPSANVTGDPIAIVNAVLQISATSAQLTADMGRKFLTQLGILPQASAPADPGFTNGRIPQVNGRQASELVIRRAMSQLGVPYSWGGGNANGPSRGIDQGANTVGFDCSGLYLYAFAGVGIKLDHYSGSQYNAGRKVPSSQMRRGDLIFYGPNASQHEAMYLGDGQMLEAPFTGSQVRIAPVRTSGMMPYVTRLIEY; this is encoded by the coding sequence ATGAAGCCCCTACGCCGCCTCGCCGTTGCCGTCACCGTGGCTGCTGCGTTGCTGGCCTACGGTGGCGGAACCGCGCAGGGCTCCCACGACGGCACAAGCCATTCGGGCTCGCAGATCTCCGCGTTGGTCGCTGATCTCGCGCAGGCCGATCAGCGTCTGGCCGATATCGGCGCGCAGATTCAGGGCCAGCAGGAAGGGGTGAACAAAGCCCTGGTCGACGTTGCCAACGCCCGGGACGCCGCCGCAGCGGCGCGCGGCGACGTAGAAGCCAGCCAGCAAGCGCTGACCGATTCCAACACGGCGATCGCCGCCGCTCAAGGGCGCTTTGATGACTTCGCCGCCGCCACCTACGTCAATGGACCACCGCAGGCGCTGGTTTCGGCGGCCAGCCCGGAGGACATCATCGCCACCGCCAGCGCCGAGCAGACCCTGGCGCTGAGCCATCGCAATGTGCTGACCGATCTGCAGCGCGCCCGCACCGAGCAGGCAAATCGAGCGTCTGCAGCGCGCGCGGCCCAGCAGCGCGCCGACCAGGCGGCCGCTGATGCCGAGCGAAGTCAGCAAGCGGCGGTGGCGGCGCTGACCGAGGCGCAGCGCCAATTCGGTGTCCAGCAGGGCGAAGTCGATCGGCTAGTCGCCGCTCGTGATGCCGCGAAGGCCCGTCTCGACGCCGCCCGCCCGGCGCCCGCAGCGTCGACCCAGGCGCCGGCGATCGCCGCGGGCGCAGCGTCGCCGACCCTGGACCGGTGGGATTCCCCGAACCCGGCGGGCACGCCGGCGCCGGCCGACTCCAGTCAGTGGGACACCACGTTGCCGATGGTGCCCAGCGCCAACGTCACCGGCGATCCCATCGCCATCGTCAATGCTGTGCTGCAGATCTCGGCAACCTCGGCGCAGCTGACCGCGGACATGGGCCGAAAGTTCCTGACACAGCTCGGGATCCTGCCGCAAGCCTCCGCACCCGCGGATCCCGGTTTCACCAACGGGCGCATCCCGCAGGTGAACGGCCGCCAGGCATCCGAATTGGTGATCCGCCGGGCCATGTCGCAGCTGGGCGTGCCCTACTCGTGGGGCGGCGGCAACGCCAACGGACCCTCCCGCGGCATCGACCAGGGCGCCAACACCGTCGGATTCGACTGCTCGGGCCTATATCTGTACGCCTTTGCCGGCGTCGGCATCAAGCTGGATCACTACTCCGGCTCGCAGTACAACGCCGGACGCAAAGTCCCCTCGTCACAAATGCGCCGTGGCGATCTGATCTTCTACGGGCCCAACGCAAGCCAGCATGAGGCGATGTATCTGGGCGACGGGCAGATGCTGGAAGCCCCCTTCACCGGCTCACAAGTGCGCATCGCGCCGGTGCGCACGAGCGGCATGATGCCTTACGTCACCCGGCTCATCGAGTACTGA
- a CDS encoding TlpA family protein disulfide reductase: MVRGRPLAVLVVAAAAAIAGVLISHDPVSAPAGQRISADHAVAGADPAPTEAGAPPCPVPVPGASPVPALSGAMARCLGSSQPVDVGAAVAGAPTLLNLWASWCAPCREEMPVLDAYADTPGAVRVVGVNVRDRPSSAAALVRDLRIGYPSFTDADEVAGALGTPPLLPLSYLVGTDGSVRRLQDVLVFRDVAQVNQSVAVALGERQKR, encoded by the coding sequence ATGGTGCGGGGTCGACCGTTGGCCGTGCTGGTCGTCGCCGCGGCGGCCGCCATCGCCGGTGTGCTCATCAGTCACGACCCGGTGTCTGCACCGGCGGGGCAGCGAATATCTGCCGACCACGCCGTGGCCGGCGCCGACCCCGCGCCGACCGAGGCCGGCGCGCCGCCTTGCCCGGTGCCGGTGCCCGGCGCCTCGCCGGTGCCCGCACTGTCCGGGGCGATGGCCCGTTGCCTGGGGTCCTCGCAGCCCGTCGATGTCGGCGCGGCCGTGGCCGGAGCGCCGACGCTGCTCAATTTGTGGGCGTCGTGGTGCGCACCGTGTCGCGAGGAGATGCCGGTCCTCGACGCCTACGCTGATACGCCCGGTGCGGTGCGGGTGGTCGGTGTCAACGTGCGCGACCGGCCGTCGTCGGCTGCGGCCCTGGTCCGCGACCTGCGAATCGGATATCCGTCGTTCACCGACGCTGATGAGGTGGCCGGCGCGTTGGGCACGCCGCCGCTGCTGCCGCTGAGCTACCTTGTCGGTACCGACGGATCTGTGCGCCGCCTACAGGATGTACTGGTTTTTCGCGATGTCGCTCAGGTCAACCAATCGGTCGCGGTCGCGCTTGGGGAAAGGCAGAAACGATGA
- a CDS encoding BlaI/MecI/CopY family transcriptional regulator: MTARKTTKRTSPRTPPAHPPTLPGLGELEAAIMEVVWHTDDAMRVRDVLDKLDSARQPAYTTVMTVMDNLYRKGWLSRELDGRAYSYRATRDRLQAATDALRELLADSGDPAAALLHFARSATTAESRALTRGLKERGRRR; encoded by the coding sequence ATGACAGCCCGCAAAACAACCAAGCGGACATCGCCGCGCACCCCACCGGCCCACCCCCCGACCCTGCCCGGGCTCGGCGAGTTAGAAGCCGCCATTATGGAGGTCGTCTGGCACACCGACGACGCGATGCGGGTCCGTGACGTCCTCGACAAACTCGACTCCGCCCGCCAACCGGCCTATACGACCGTGATGACCGTGATGGACAACCTCTACCGCAAGGGATGGCTAAGCCGTGAGCTCGATGGCCGTGCCTACAGCTACCGGGCCACCCGCGACCGTCTTCAAGCGGCCACCGACGCCCTGCGCGAGCTACTCGCCGACAGTGGCGACCCGGCCGCGGCGCTGCTGCACTTCGCGCGCAGCGCCACCACCGCGGAGTCGCGGGCATTGACCCGCGGCCTGAAAGAACGGGGCCGACGGCGGTGA
- a CDS encoding M56 family metallopeptidase produces MTAVMWWTIGGIAVGVLTPSILRALTRRGTDAAVLLALWAVLVCVTLAAVALPGLAELLHRCWLALHAGPPGRVDTVAGILSGAALAIAAIRGGWQLSRTGRHRRRLHNKHVELAWLLTGRSPQPGAVLWLPATEPLAYSLAGNPPLVVMSTGMQQYLDRAAVSAVEAHERAHVRRRHHLLIAIAQAAAAGLGWLPLMRHSPSLVRTLVELDADAHAARSHGHRGLRRALQTLKSAPAPAPALGIASDCTQLRLARLAGRRSSSGRFAGSSAAWGAVLVLGMTTLLTFAALTGLASCTAG; encoded by the coding sequence GTGACCGCGGTGATGTGGTGGACCATCGGCGGCATCGCCGTGGGTGTCCTCACACCATCGATACTGCGGGCCTTGACCCGCCGCGGCACCGACGCAGCGGTCCTCTTGGCACTATGGGCGGTGCTCGTGTGCGTCACGCTCGCCGCGGTCGCACTGCCTGGGCTGGCCGAACTGCTGCACCGGTGCTGGCTGGCGTTGCACGCCGGTCCGCCCGGGAGGGTGGATACCGTCGCGGGCATCCTCAGTGGTGCCGCGCTGGCCATCGCCGCGATCCGCGGGGGCTGGCAGCTGAGCCGCACCGGCCGGCATCGACGTCGCTTGCACAACAAGCACGTCGAGCTGGCCTGGTTGTTGACCGGCCGCAGCCCGCAACCCGGCGCGGTGCTGTGGCTGCCGGCCACCGAGCCGCTGGCCTACAGCCTGGCCGGCAACCCGCCGCTGGTGGTGATGAGCACCGGAATGCAGCAGTATCTGGACCGGGCAGCGGTCAGCGCCGTCGAAGCCCATGAGCGCGCCCACGTGCGCCGACGCCATCATCTGCTGATCGCGATAGCCCAGGCCGCCGCCGCCGGCTTAGGATGGCTGCCGCTGATGCGCCACTCACCGTCGTTGGTGCGCACACTGGTCGAACTGGACGCCGACGCGCACGCCGCCCGTAGCCACGGCCACCGCGGCCTGCGCCGGGCGTTGCAGACATTGAAGAGCGCTCCCGCACCGGCGCCTGCACTGGGCATCGCCAGCGACTGCACCCAGCTGCGACTGGCCCGGCTGGCGGGCAGGCGTTCATCCTCCGGTCGCTTCGCCGGATCCAGCGCGGCCTGGGGGGCGGTGCTGGTGCTGGGCATGACCACCTTGTTAACCTTCGCTGCGCTGACGGGGCTAGCGTCCTGCACCGCAGGGTGA
- a CDS encoding L,D-transpeptidase gives MRTAVEGGLVHGTLRGLFVLAVTAAAVVAPPVGSGAAESTSIDRKVAMVRPGPEQVVGVGHPVMVGFSGPVEDRAAAERSIAVSTSRPVEGEFTWLTDSFVEWNPDGFWPAHSTVTVRIGGMKTDFTTGAAVVGVADVSAHTFTVSIDDQVVREMPASMGKPGFETPVGTFKVLEKQRNVVFDSRTIGIPLDDPEGYLIDGEYGVRVTWGGVYIHSAPWSVGSQGSANVSHGCINLSPENAEWYFSTVQVGDPVIVQS, from the coding sequence ATGCGCACCGCGGTGGAGGGAGGACTCGTGCACGGCACGCTTCGCGGGCTGTTTGTACTGGCAGTCACGGCCGCCGCGGTGGTGGCGCCGCCCGTGGGGTCGGGGGCAGCCGAATCGACCAGCATAGATCGCAAGGTCGCGATGGTGCGTCCAGGTCCTGAACAGGTGGTAGGCGTTGGGCATCCCGTGATGGTGGGGTTCAGCGGGCCCGTCGAGGACCGCGCGGCAGCCGAGCGCAGCATTGCGGTGTCCACGTCGCGGCCGGTGGAAGGTGAGTTCACGTGGCTAACGGATAGTTTCGTGGAGTGGAACCCGGACGGGTTCTGGCCTGCGCATTCGACGGTCACAGTGCGCATTGGTGGCATGAAGACCGATTTCACGACTGGGGCGGCGGTGGTGGGTGTGGCCGACGTCTCGGCCCACACGTTCACTGTGAGTATCGACGACCAAGTGGTGCGTGAGATGCCGGCGTCGATGGGTAAGCCGGGCTTTGAAACCCCGGTGGGGACGTTCAAAGTACTGGAGAAGCAACGAAACGTGGTCTTCGACTCGCGCACGATCGGAATTCCACTCGATGACCCCGAGGGCTACCTGATCGATGGGGAGTACGGCGTGCGGGTGACGTGGGGTGGGGTCTACATACATTCGGCGCCATGGTCAGTCGGGTCGCAGGGCTCGGCCAACGTCAGCCACGGCTGCATCAATCTCAGTCCAGAGAACGCCGAATGGTACTTCAGCACTGTGCAGGTCGGAGACCCGGTGATTGTGCAGAGCTAG
- a CDS encoding BlaI/MecI/CopY family transcriptional regulator has product MRVRGFGELEAVVMDRVWNRDPEMVTVRDIFEELSAERRIAYTTVMSTMDNLYNKGWLERERDGRAYRYWATLTREEHTARLMREALDGGGRSELVLSYFIEQIGPKESERLREAMRRLARRSSRAKKR; this is encoded by the coding sequence GTGCGTGTACGGGGATTCGGCGAGCTGGAAGCCGTGGTGATGGACCGCGTGTGGAACCGCGATCCCGAGATGGTGACGGTGCGCGACATTTTCGAAGAGCTCTCGGCCGAGCGTCGCATCGCCTACACCACCGTGATGTCGACCATGGATAACCTGTACAACAAGGGATGGCTCGAGCGGGAACGCGATGGCCGGGCCTACCGATATTGGGCCACCCTGACCCGTGAAGAACACACCGCCCGGCTGATGCGTGAAGCCCTCGACGGGGGAGGCCGCTCAGAACTGGTGCTCAGCTACTTCATCGAGCAGATCGGACCCAAAGAATCCGAGCGACTAAGGGAAGCGATGCGGCGGCTGGCGAGACGGTCGAGCAGGGCCAAGAAGCGGTGA
- a CDS encoding M56 family metallopeptidase: MNVAACLLLYSVAVIVFGPPVLGFLTRGGHAPRSAVTAWLIAIGSVVLTWLTIVVLVVVDVIAHWHDGDSFVVSCVRFLCDLAAGKAGSAPQVMLLASAVAGVGVVAVIGIRLVRTIGRLHAHAYGHAEAVRLVGRPTGERDVYVVDAAERTAYCVAGKPPAIVVTTAAVAALDERELAAVLAHERAHLDGHHPRIATTLRGVALVFPRLALMTRGADEVSRLLEMCADDAAARRHGKRALLNGLMALAAGAPAAALGAADVAVLNRAERLALPPANHVRVRAQAALTSATAMLVIAPLGTLVLGASGVLMCGG; this comes from the coding sequence GTGAACGTCGCAGCGTGCCTGCTGCTCTACAGCGTCGCGGTGATCGTGTTCGGCCCACCGGTATTGGGCTTTCTCACCCGTGGTGGACATGCTCCCCGATCTGCAGTGACCGCCTGGCTGATTGCAATCGGCAGTGTCGTGCTCACCTGGCTGACCATTGTTGTGCTCGTGGTGGTCGACGTGATCGCGCACTGGCACGACGGCGACTCATTCGTGGTGTCCTGCGTCCGGTTCCTGTGTGACCTGGCTGCGGGTAAGGCGGGTAGCGCACCCCAAGTGATGCTGCTGGCTTCGGCGGTCGCCGGGGTCGGCGTCGTCGCCGTCATCGGCATCCGGCTCGTACGCACCATTGGGCGCCTGCATGCGCACGCTTACGGGCATGCAGAAGCTGTTCGACTGGTCGGCCGCCCGACCGGCGAACGCGACGTCTACGTCGTCGACGCCGCCGAGCGCACCGCGTATTGCGTGGCAGGAAAGCCACCCGCGATCGTGGTCACCACCGCAGCAGTAGCGGCGCTCGACGAGCGCGAGCTCGCAGCGGTGCTCGCACATGAACGCGCCCACCTTGACGGGCACCACCCCAGAATCGCCACGACGTTGCGCGGCGTGGCGCTGGTCTTTCCCCGCCTTGCGCTGATGACGCGCGGCGCCGACGAGGTATCACGACTGTTAGAAATGTGTGCCGACGATGCTGCCGCGCGCCGGCATGGCAAGCGGGCACTGCTCAACGGGTTGATGGCTCTGGCCGCAGGCGCGCCGGCCGCGGCGCTGGGCGCGGCCGATGTCGCGGTATTGAATCGCGCTGAGCGCCTTGCCCTTCCGCCTGCCAATCATGTCCGCGTCCGTGCGCAGGCCGCTCTTACCAGCGCGACAGCGATGCTTGTCATCGCACCGCTGGGCACACTTGTACTCGGCGCATCCGGGGTCCTGATGTGCGGCGGCTAG